In Nitrospira sp., one genomic interval encodes:
- the cas9 gene encoding type II CRISPR RNA-guided endonuclease Cas9 (Cas9, originally named Csn1, is the large, multifunctional signature protein of type II CRISPR/Cas systems. It is well known even to general audiences because its RNA-guided endonuclease activity has made it a popular tool for custom editing of eukaryotic genomes.), which translates to MAQTLGLDLGTNSIGWALIDHDAEDRPVRVEACGVRIFQEAVDAVRGKPKNQARRAARMARRLVSRRRRRREKLLRLLLSNGLLPPDWLDRTSAESHYNALGNPYELRRKGLDQPLIPYEFGRVLIHLCHRRGFESNRKSKPKEEGEIKQAISQLQQAIQNAGCRTLGEFLAGQQKKRERHTGREMYRQEFELLWESQSRFHPTILTRDFKVVVHNIIFHQRPLKVKSGSVGRCTFEPRRFRASRAWPDAQRFRLLQDLNHLQIKSPTTREYRHLSSGERDKLLRLLEQQKTVSWKKARRTLGLHEGELFNLEEGKKEELLGDQTSYALRKVLGEKWNELSKEQRDLLVCDLLTIENEAGLLNRLHTWWGLEKELAENLAQIELEDGYFRLSLKAIRKVLPHLEQGLTYDKACAAAGYVHTGSGGGTGAAKLGNPPQLRNPVVQKALYEARKVVNTVIRQYGKPSVIRVEMARDMKLSKAQKIALAKQAKQNESLNKQAEEALRARGIQQPSRDDKVKYRLWKEAGGVCLYTGQPIGEAMLFSQDVDIEHILPYSRTLDDSYMNKTLCLARENRTIKHNRSPYEAYSSSPEKYADILQRIRALPCFPWSKRRRFEQKEIDTEGFITRQLNDTRYICREVKDYLATLGVTVEVSKGEATAWLRHTWGLNRILAGDGAIEKNRNDHRHHAVDAVVIALTSRRLFQHLSKLSAQQHGPASLRRLPIGEPWPDFYPTVNDKIQSIVVSHAPVHKIRDAFHEDTAYGYNAATRSFVYRVPLDSGFKETAIPQIRDAAVRELVTARLDETGGDIKRAFGDPTNPLRHVDGVTPIRSVRIKARVSRETVAPVRDRNGAEYKFFKYGNNHHVEIIEHQATGKRQGIFVTTMEAARRARIAKLPIVQRQPPWADGGKTYGEGWSFVMSLYINDLAKIENPGGVKLMRVQKLDGSNGRVYFRDHADARTERDSEYQKSVLSLRCSKIQVNALGDVSPAHD; encoded by the coding sequence ATGGCGCAGACACTTGGCCTAGACCTGGGAACAAATTCCATCGGGTGGGCGCTTATCGACCATGATGCAGAAGACCGGCCAGTTCGAGTAGAAGCCTGCGGAGTCCGCATCTTTCAGGAGGCTGTGGATGCTGTAAGAGGAAAACCCAAGAACCAAGCCAGACGTGCGGCGCGCATGGCCCGCCGATTGGTCTCCCGCCGTCGTCGCCGCCGGGAAAAGCTACTCAGACTGCTGCTCAGCAACGGCCTCCTCCCGCCAGATTGGCTCGACAGAACGAGTGCGGAATCACACTACAACGCATTAGGCAACCCCTACGAACTCAGGCGGAAAGGGCTAGACCAGCCTCTGATTCCTTATGAATTTGGCCGGGTCCTCATTCATCTCTGCCATCGAAGAGGATTTGAGAGCAACCGCAAATCCAAACCAAAAGAAGAGGGAGAGATCAAACAGGCCATCTCCCAGCTTCAGCAAGCAATTCAGAATGCGGGATGTCGCACACTGGGCGAATTCCTCGCAGGTCAGCAGAAGAAACGCGAGCGGCATACCGGAAGAGAAATGTACCGGCAAGAATTCGAACTGCTCTGGGAGTCGCAAAGCCGATTTCATCCAACGATCTTGACGAGGGATTTCAAGGTCGTCGTCCACAACATCATTTTTCATCAGCGCCCGTTGAAAGTAAAAAGTGGATCGGTAGGCCGGTGCACGTTCGAGCCGCGGCGATTTCGAGCGTCCCGTGCCTGGCCTGACGCTCAGAGGTTCCGACTCTTGCAGGATCTGAATCACCTTCAGATCAAATCGCCAACAACTCGCGAGTATCGACACCTGTCTTCAGGAGAACGAGACAAGTTACTGCGTCTCTTGGAACAGCAAAAAACCGTGAGTTGGAAGAAAGCGAGAAGAACACTCGGGCTTCATGAGGGCGAGCTGTTCAATCTGGAAGAAGGGAAAAAGGAAGAGCTGCTCGGAGACCAAACATCCTATGCGTTGAGGAAGGTTCTTGGCGAGAAATGGAATGAACTCTCTAAAGAGCAGCGCGATCTATTGGTGTGCGATTTGCTGACCATTGAAAATGAGGCCGGCTTGTTGAATCGGCTGCACACTTGGTGGGGTCTCGAGAAAGAGTTGGCCGAGAACCTGGCCCAAATAGAATTGGAGGACGGCTACTTTCGACTCTCCCTAAAAGCCATCAGAAAGGTTCTTCCGCATTTGGAGCAAGGACTGACCTACGACAAGGCCTGTGCTGCGGCAGGCTACGTCCATACTGGCAGCGGGGGTGGCACCGGAGCTGCCAAGCTTGGCAATCCACCGCAACTCCGAAATCCCGTTGTACAAAAGGCCCTGTATGAGGCGAGGAAAGTGGTCAATACCGTCATCAGGCAATATGGGAAACCGTCGGTCATACGGGTTGAGATGGCTCGAGACATGAAACTGAGCAAGGCCCAGAAGATAGCCCTCGCAAAACAGGCTAAGCAAAACGAAAGTCTGAACAAGCAGGCAGAGGAAGCGCTGCGTGCCAGAGGCATTCAGCAGCCATCACGTGACGACAAGGTGAAATACCGGCTATGGAAAGAAGCTGGCGGTGTTTGTCTCTATACAGGGCAGCCGATTGGCGAAGCGATGTTGTTCTCTCAGGATGTGGATATTGAGCACATCCTGCCCTACAGTCGGACGCTCGACGATTCCTATATGAACAAAACGCTCTGTCTGGCTCGCGAAAACCGGACGATCAAACATAATAGGTCGCCATATGAGGCATATTCTTCCAGCCCTGAAAAGTACGCGGATATCCTCCAGCGAATTCGTGCTTTGCCCTGTTTTCCCTGGTCGAAGCGGAGGCGATTTGAACAGAAGGAAATCGACACAGAGGGCTTCATCACTCGACAGCTCAATGACACGCGCTACATCTGCCGGGAAGTCAAAGATTATCTGGCCACTCTCGGCGTGACCGTCGAGGTGTCCAAAGGCGAAGCGACAGCCTGGCTCAGACATACTTGGGGGCTCAATCGCATATTGGCGGGAGACGGAGCAATAGAGAAGAATCGAAACGACCATCGACACCATGCAGTCGATGCCGTCGTGATTGCCCTAACGAGTCGGCGTCTGTTTCAACATCTTTCGAAGCTATCGGCTCAGCAGCATGGTCCGGCGTCTCTTCGCCGTCTCCCCATCGGTGAACCCTGGCCGGATTTTTATCCCACAGTCAACGACAAGATTCAAAGCATTGTTGTCTCGCACGCCCCGGTGCATAAAATCCGCGATGCATTCCACGAGGATACGGCCTATGGCTACAACGCGGCGACAAGGAGTTTTGTCTACCGAGTGCCGCTGGACAGTGGCTTCAAGGAAACCGCCATTCCGCAGATCAGGGATGCAGCAGTGAGGGAGCTGGTAACGGCGAGACTGGACGAGACTGGAGGGGATATCAAGCGTGCGTTCGGCGATCCGACCAATCCACTCCGGCATGTCGATGGTGTCACTCCAATTCGTTCGGTCCGAATCAAAGCAAGGGTGAGTCGAGAGACGGTAGCTCCGGTTCGAGATCGTAACGGAGCAGAATACAAGTTCTTTAAATATGGCAATAACCATCATGTAGAAATTATCGAGCACCAGGCAACAGGCAAGAGGCAGGGAATCTTCGTCACGACGATGGAGGCGGCTCGACGGGCGAGAATTGCAAAACTGCCGATCGTTCAACGGCAGCCTCCCTGGGCGGACGGAGGCAAGACTTACGGGGAGGGTTGGTCCTTTGTAATGTCTCTCTACATCAATGATCTGGCAAAGATTGAAAATCCTGGAGGCGTTAAGCTCATGCGGGTCCAAAAACTCGATGGGTCTAACGGGAGAGTGTATTTCAGGGACCATGCAGATGCCAGGACGGAACGGGATTCCGAGTACCAGAAGTCGGTTCTTTCATTGAGATGCAGCAAGATTCAGGTGAATGCGCTTGGAGACGTCTCACCCGCTCATGATTAA
- the cas2 gene encoding CRISPR-associated endonuclease Cas2, with protein sequence MSFGGYRSVWVLTMFDLPTDTKAARKAYSSFRDALLDDGFTMLQFSVYARHCPSIENALVHEARVKCCLPPDGEVRLITITDKQYERMKVFNGKLRGPTEKAPDQVSFF encoded by the coding sequence ATGAGCTTCGGAGGCTACCGCAGTGTGTGGGTGCTAACGATGTTCGATTTGCCCACAGACACAAAGGCTGCGCGCAAAGCGTACAGCAGTTTTCGTGATGCGCTGCTCGACGATGGCTTCACCATGCTGCAATTCTCCGTCTATGCCCGGCACTGCCCAAGCATCGAGAATGCTCTGGTGCATGAAGCGAGAGTGAAATGTTGCCTTCCACCCGACGGGGAAGTCCGGTTGATCACCATCACGGATAAACAGTACGAGCGTATGAAGGTCTTTAATGGAAAGTTGCGTGGCCCGACCGAGAAAGCGCCGGATCAGGTCAGTTTTTTCTGA
- a CDS encoding APC family permease, producing the protein MILKRWLVGLPLKTKQAAHERLSKRLALAVFSSDALSSVAYATEEILLVLILAGTAMVGYSIPLSLSIIGLLAILTMSYRQIIFEYPEGGGAYIVGKSNLGEWPGLVAAAALMIDYVLTVAVSVAAGMAAITSAVPSLLPHREALCLAAILLVLIVNLRGVRESGQFFAVPTYVFIAAITAMLGVGILQILLGYATRTEPPPSLAAAEPLTLFLLLRAFSSGCTALTGVEVISNGVSAFKKPEPKNAALTMIGMAAILGTLFIGISSLAYYYGIVPKPDETVVSQIARATFGTGAVYYLVQASTMLILILAANSSFNGFPRLASILARDRYMPHQMSMMGDRLVFSNGVIILGVFSCLLIILFKGDTHALIPLYAVGVFLSFTISQAGMVKRWLVKKGPHWEKKLLVNGIGAVTTAIATVIIASTKFTHGAWIVIVLIPLLIMMFRAIRSHYKAVAEQVALARGHRPPLPRRNIVVLPISGVNRAVIRAVDYARSRSGDIRAVLVDVDPEETARTEIQWAQWGCGVPITVLPSPYRSVLSSLLEHIEELLQKDQECWVTVVIPEILPARWWQNILHNQRALMLKGALLFKDRVILTDVPFHLTR; encoded by the coding sequence ATGATCTTGAAACGCTGGCTCGTTGGCCTGCCTCTCAAGACGAAGCAAGCCGCGCATGAACGCCTGTCCAAGCGCCTTGCCCTCGCCGTCTTTTCTTCGGACGCCCTTTCTTCCGTGGCTTACGCGACGGAGGAAATCCTCCTGGTGTTGATCCTCGCCGGGACGGCCATGGTGGGCTACTCGATTCCGCTCAGCCTGTCGATCATCGGACTGTTGGCCATTCTCACCATGTCGTACCGCCAGATTATCTTTGAGTATCCGGAGGGCGGCGGAGCCTACATTGTCGGAAAATCGAACCTGGGCGAATGGCCCGGCTTGGTAGCCGCCGCCGCGCTCATGATCGACTATGTCTTAACCGTCGCGGTCAGCGTGGCGGCAGGGATGGCGGCGATTACGTCTGCCGTGCCGTCGCTTCTCCCCCATCGGGAAGCACTCTGCCTGGCCGCCATCCTGCTCGTGCTGATCGTCAACCTGCGCGGAGTCCGAGAATCCGGGCAATTCTTCGCCGTGCCGACCTATGTCTTCATCGCCGCCATCACCGCCATGCTGGGTGTCGGCATCCTCCAGATTCTGCTCGGATACGCCACGCGCACCGAACCACCGCCGAGCCTGGCCGCCGCGGAACCCCTCACCCTCTTCCTCCTGTTGCGCGCCTTCTCGTCCGGTTGTACGGCCCTCACGGGAGTCGAGGTCATTTCCAACGGCGTCTCCGCCTTCAAGAAACCCGAACCCAAAAACGCCGCGCTCACCATGATCGGCATGGCGGCGATCCTCGGCACCCTCTTCATCGGTATCAGCAGCCTGGCCTACTATTACGGGATCGTGCCGAAACCGGACGAGACCGTCGTCTCGCAAATCGCCAGGGCCACGTTCGGCACCGGGGCGGTGTACTACCTGGTGCAGGCCTCCACGATGCTCATTTTGATCTTGGCCGCCAACAGCAGCTTCAACGGCTTTCCCCGCCTGGCCTCGATCTTGGCGCGCGACCGCTACATGCCGCACCAAATGTCGATGATGGGAGACCGCCTCGTCTTCTCGAACGGCGTGATCATTCTGGGCGTCTTCTCTTGCCTGCTGATCATTCTCTTCAAGGGGGACACCCACGCGCTGATCCCCCTCTATGCGGTCGGCGTGTTTCTCTCCTTCACCATCTCGCAAGCCGGGATGGTGAAACGCTGGCTCGTCAAGAAGGGCCCCCATTGGGAGAAAAAGCTTCTGGTCAACGGGATCGGCGCCGTCACGACCGCCATCGCCACCGTAATCATCGCCAGCACCAAGTTCACGCATGGCGCATGGATCGTCATCGTTCTGATTCCGTTGCTCATCATGATGTTTCGCGCGATCCGTTCCCATTACAAAGCCGTGGCCGAACAGGTGGCGCTCGCGCGGGGGCACCGTCCCCCCCTGCCGCGGCGCAACATCGTCGTGCTGCCCATCAGCGGGGTGAATCGCGCGGTGATCCGGGCGGTGGATTATGCGCGCAGCCGTTCCGGCGACATCCGGGCCGTGCTCGTCGACGTCGACCCGGAAGAAACGGCGCGAACCGAAATCCAGTGGGCCCAATGGGGCTGCGGCGTCCCCATTACCGTCCTGCCTTCGCCCTACCGCTCCGTCCTCAGCTCGCTGCTGGAACACATCGAAGAACTGTTGCAGAAGGATCAGGAATGTTGGGTCACCGTCGTGATTCCCGAAATCCTCCCGGCCCGCTGGTGGCAGAACATCCTTCACAATCAACGGGCGCTGATGCTGAAGGGCGCCCTCCTGTTCAAGGACCGCGTCATTCTCACCGACGTCCCCTTCCATTTGACGAGGTAA
- a CDS encoding multicopper oxidase domain-containing protein, protein MDCHWLTRVTSRALSVIAGGALVCLPLAASAESQPHAAHAAPQQTAMSHQLPSWAEQLKGQTIIEDAMGGKPERSAMVEQQHQRIMEHLSHDPQVQQVNTGMFNTQTMMHQYGAGGQDMLLMSDPRIEPVSLNGVGKCPATAPVKQYNVSAINVEITLNQWLDFYPGYMYTLDENLDQVRAEETKNRDAREKEGFDPGAVIPGVQAQWIQPLTIRGNQGDCVKIKLTNKLEGGEDVSLHIHGSSMVVSATGASATTTNPDSIVAKDKSGEFEWYIHPSTQEGVRQFHTFANDRELTVMGLFGSFVVEPRGSEYLEPLGTGDATPATSGWQVIIKNGTGPDFREFVLYYHEVGDEAFRPVNKKGDFLPQRDPLTDAYRPGGRAINYRSEPFGINNMHVQHEYFGFEDESMGYSSYTFGDPSPTIPRSYMGDPAKFRLVHGGSEVFHSHHPHGGTIRWPRSPRAIDDMNLWTTSANGPVKYPVIRAKTDRVDVEVIGPSEALDLETECGSGLCQQLAGDFLFHCHVAHHYVAGMWGYWRVYNTLQQGDLRNDVMPDLRELPDRKGRIKAPITSDKLVGQTVDWFGKSFKIVEKGKSDWKSNPATITIKDWVEMQLPTMGKPGHKNDEKGQIISYDATVLDWAWEGTRAMSEPESTIDNPKYKSTHPGKRHPITFEPLTGKVAWPHLTPHFGKRVMFAPNHVGAPWLEMIRRDANGEESVDQALPGENGNWSLCPANAGRKNYNVHFIKLPITIAKKTGKEPPVVDPNGLIFVLHEEEAEIRKNDDLKYPLVVRGNIYDCVDWTLTSEWDDDDYTNFQSSKINTHWHFLQFDNQASDGVITGFSYEQSVRPFTMLEKKNPKGLPVPMNTVFTAAAKKGATTITVKNAKQFHVGTLLLVGADNVKGNEISRIKAINGNTITLAKGLKHDHPVNDIVTVEFVRQRFWVDADVGTVFWHDHAFGATTWPHGGFGTFIAEPVGSTYHDPKTGKLVWSGPIADIHTSEPVGHGVNNSFRELMVQVHDTVPHTVNIVTAGNPPGQPIEVALEAGKTVSFAMPEKIYMTPMPFLNGGTHTTGSGLNFRAAPIAQRLATNPDVSQVFNSQIHGDPYTPTLRAYVGDTMVFRLLHTLMNESMVWTLSGHTFWTERYAPDANRKNSIHIGIAERYDLVVPEAGGSRHLAGDYIHFNGRSSKFSEGGWGIIRVYDKEQADLKKLPAGFSNKGEMPKALPVCPGDAPVKHFNVVAMDFPGMKFNAKAPDEIEVDFERKILTNNPEAKIYALEEDTAKVASGAQPMPLTLRVNAGDCVKVHLKNKMKDSKASFSAIGLAFDPKDSMGANVGNNPGDQTVAPGGERDYTYYADPFNGETTSLVWDWGNVMTNPRNGLFGAIVVGPKGSKYRDPKTGADLSTKNAWAADVIIDRSIPGNETRANYRDVALFFQDEDNIIGTSFMPYVQNVAGLTGVNYRSEPYKYREEQGCSLGKVFQPCKADKPEDPATPIIEAHAGDPVRIHVLGVSNEQNGMFSVEKHEWPIEPFMRGADQISVVEYSGSEVLDAFIPSAGGIYRLPGDYVYSNQRLPYSQSGQWGYVRVLPSGDTRLLPLAGTGAGTKSAAVEQPTVQAIPVAAQ, encoded by the coding sequence ATGGATTGTCATTGGTTGACACGTGTCACATCACGCGCGCTCAGCGTCATTGCTGGCGGTGCGTTGGTGTGCCTGCCGCTGGCCGCATCGGCTGAATCTCAGCCGCATGCGGCCCATGCAGCGCCGCAACAGACGGCGATGTCCCATCAACTCCCGTCGTGGGCGGAACAGCTGAAGGGGCAGACGATCATCGAGGATGCGATGGGCGGCAAGCCCGAGCGGTCCGCGATGGTCGAACAGCAGCATCAGCGCATCATGGAGCACCTGAGCCATGACCCGCAGGTGCAACAAGTCAACACGGGTATGTTCAATACCCAGACCATGATGCACCAGTATGGCGCGGGCGGTCAGGACATGCTCCTGATGTCCGATCCGCGCATCGAGCCCGTGTCGCTGAACGGGGTGGGGAAGTGCCCCGCCACGGCGCCGGTGAAGCAGTACAACGTGTCGGCGATCAACGTCGAGATCACCCTGAATCAGTGGCTCGACTTCTATCCCGGCTACATGTACACGCTGGACGAGAATCTCGACCAGGTGCGCGCGGAAGAGACCAAGAACCGGGACGCCCGTGAGAAGGAAGGCTTTGACCCGGGCGCGGTGATTCCCGGCGTGCAGGCCCAGTGGATCCAGCCGCTGACGATCCGCGGCAACCAGGGCGACTGCGTCAAGATCAAGCTGACCAACAAGTTAGAAGGCGGCGAGGACGTCAGCCTCCACATCCACGGTTCCAGCATGGTGGTGAGTGCGACCGGCGCGTCGGCCACCACGACCAATCCCGACAGCATTGTGGCCAAGGACAAGAGCGGCGAATTCGAGTGGTACATCCACCCGAGCACGCAGGAAGGGGTGCGGCAGTTCCATACCTTCGCCAACGACCGCGAACTCACGGTGATGGGGCTCTTCGGGTCCTTCGTGGTCGAACCGCGCGGCTCTGAATATCTGGAGCCGTTGGGAACGGGCGATGCGACCCCGGCCACGAGCGGCTGGCAGGTGATCATCAAGAACGGCACCGGTCCGGACTTCCGCGAATTCGTGCTGTACTATCACGAAGTCGGCGACGAAGCCTTCCGCCCGGTGAACAAGAAGGGCGACTTCCTGCCGCAGCGCGATCCATTGACGGACGCCTATCGTCCGGGTGGCCGTGCGATCAACTATCGCAGCGAGCCGTTCGGCATCAACAACATGCACGTGCAGCACGAATACTTCGGCTTCGAGGACGAGTCGATGGGGTACAGCTCGTACACCTTCGGTGACCCGTCCCCGACGATTCCGCGCTCCTACATGGGCGACCCGGCGAAGTTCCGCCTGGTCCATGGCGGATCCGAAGTGTTTCACAGCCACCATCCGCATGGCGGCACCATCCGCTGGCCGCGCAGCCCACGTGCCATCGACGACATGAATCTGTGGACGACCAGCGCCAACGGGCCGGTGAAGTACCCGGTCATTCGCGCCAAGACGGACCGTGTGGACGTGGAAGTGATCGGGCCGTCGGAAGCGTTGGACCTCGAGACGGAGTGCGGTTCCGGTCTCTGTCAGCAGCTGGCCGGTGACTTCCTCTTCCATTGCCACGTGGCGCACCATTACGTGGCGGGCATGTGGGGCTACTGGCGCGTGTACAACACCCTGCAGCAGGGTGATCTGCGGAACGATGTGATGCCGGATCTGCGCGAGTTGCCGGACCGGAAGGGGCGCATCAAGGCTCCGATCACGTCGGACAAGTTGGTCGGCCAGACCGTCGATTGGTTCGGCAAGTCCTTCAAGATCGTCGAGAAGGGCAAGAGCGATTGGAAGTCCAATCCTGCCACCATCACCATCAAGGATTGGGTGGAGATGCAGTTGCCCACCATGGGCAAGCCGGGCCACAAGAACGACGAAAAGGGTCAGATCATTTCGTACGATGCCACCGTGTTGGATTGGGCTTGGGAAGGCACCCGCGCCATGAGCGAGCCCGAGAGCACGATCGACAACCCGAAGTACAAGTCCACCCACCCGGGCAAGCGGCATCCGATCACGTTCGAGCCGTTGACCGGAAAGGTGGCGTGGCCGCACTTGACGCCGCACTTCGGCAAGCGCGTGATGTTTGCGCCGAACCATGTCGGCGCGCCCTGGTTGGAAATGATCCGCCGGGATGCGAACGGCGAGGAGAGCGTGGATCAGGCGTTGCCCGGTGAAAACGGCAACTGGAGTCTCTGTCCGGCCAATGCCGGACGGAAAAACTACAATGTCCACTTCATCAAGCTCCCGATCACGATCGCCAAGAAGACGGGCAAGGAGCCGCCGGTGGTCGATCCGAACGGATTGATCTTCGTGCTCCATGAAGAGGAAGCGGAGATTCGCAAGAACGATGACTTGAAGTACCCGCTGGTCGTCCGCGGCAACATCTACGATTGCGTGGATTGGACGTTGACGAGCGAGTGGGATGACGACGACTACACCAACTTCCAGTCGTCGAAGATCAACACGCACTGGCACTTCCTGCAGTTCGACAACCAGGCGTCGGACGGCGTGATCACCGGCTTCTCCTATGAACAGTCGGTGCGTCCGTTCACGATGCTGGAGAAGAAGAATCCGAAGGGGTTGCCGGTTCCGATGAACACCGTGTTCACCGCCGCCGCCAAGAAGGGCGCGACGACGATTACGGTGAAGAATGCCAAGCAGTTCCATGTCGGCACGCTGCTCCTCGTGGGCGCCGACAACGTGAAGGGCAATGAAATTTCCCGCATCAAGGCCATCAACGGGAACACGATCACGTTGGCCAAGGGCCTGAAGCACGATCACCCGGTCAACGACATCGTGACCGTCGAGTTCGTGCGGCAGCGGTTCTGGGTCGATGCGGACGTGGGCACCGTGTTCTGGCATGACCATGCGTTCGGTGCGACCACCTGGCCGCACGGTGGATTCGGGACCTTCATCGCCGAGCCGGTCGGGTCGACCTATCATGACCCGAAGACCGGGAAGTTGGTGTGGAGCGGACCGATCGCGGACATTCATACCAGTGAGCCGGTGGGCCATGGCGTGAACAACAGCTTCCGTGAGTTGATGGTGCAGGTGCATGACACCGTGCCCCATACCGTCAACATCGTGACGGCGGGCAATCCTCCCGGGCAGCCGATCGAAGTGGCGCTCGAGGCAGGTAAGACCGTGTCCTTTGCCATGCCGGAGAAGATCTACATGACGCCGATGCCGTTCCTGAACGGTGGTACCCACACCACGGGCAGCGGCTTGAACTTCAGGGCGGCGCCGATCGCTCAACGGTTGGCGACCAATCCTGACGTGTCACAGGTCTTCAACAGCCAGATCCATGGCGACCCGTATACGCCGACGCTGCGTGCCTATGTCGGCGACACGATGGTGTTCCGTCTCTTGCACACGCTCATGAACGAGTCGATGGTCTGGACGCTGTCCGGCCACACGTTCTGGACCGAGCGGTATGCCCCGGATGCCAATCGGAAGAACTCGATCCATATCGGCATTGCGGAGCGTTATGACCTTGTGGTGCCCGAAGCGGGTGGCAGCCGGCACCTGGCCGGTGACTACATCCACTTCAACGGCCGGTCCTCGAAGTTTTCCGAGGGCGGCTGGGGCATCATCCGCGTGTACGACAAGGAGCAAGCAGATCTGAAGAAGCTGCCCGCGGGCTTCTCCAACAAGGGTGAAATGCCGAAGGCCTTGCCGGTGTGTCCTGGTGATGCTCCGGTGAAGCACTTCAACGTCGTCGCCATGGACTTCCCTGGTATGAAGTTCAACGCGAAGGCGCCGGATGAAATCGAAGTGGACTTTGAGCGCAAGATTCTCACGAACAATCCCGAGGCCAAGATCTATGCCTTGGAGGAGGACACAGCGAAGGTGGCGAGCGGCGCACAGCCGATGCCGTTGACGTTGCGTGTGAATGCCGGTGACTGCGTCAAGGTGCACTTGAAGAACAAGATGAAGGACAGCAAGGCGTCCTTCTCCGCGATCGGCCTGGCCTTCGATCCGAAGGATTCCATGGGCGCGAACGTGGGGAACAATCCCGGCGACCAGACCGTGGCGCCGGGCGGTGAGCGCGACTACACCTACTACGCGGATCCCTTCAACGGCGAAACCACGTCGCTGGTGTGGGATTGGGGCAATGTCATGACCAATCCGCGGAACGGGTTGTTCGGCGCCATCGTGGTCGGTCCGAAGGGATCGAAGTACCGCGATCCGAAGACCGGAGCCGACCTGTCCACGAAGAATGCATGGGCGGCGGACGTGATCATCGACCGGTCCATTCCGGGCAATGAAACGCGCGCCAACTACCGTGACGTGGCGTTGTTCTTCCAAGACGAAGACAACATCATCGGCACGAGCTTCATGCCGTACGTGCAGAACGTGGCGGGTCTGACCGGCGTCAACTATCGGTCGGAGCCGTACAAGTACCGTGAAGAGCAGGGTTGCTCGCTCGGCAAGGTGTTCCAGCCTTGCAAGGCGGACAAGCCTGAGGATCCTGCAACCCCGATTATCGAGGCGCATGCAGGCGATCCGGTGCGCATTCACGTACTGGGTGTGAGCAACGAGCAGAACGGCATGTTCAGCGTCGAGAAGCACGAGTGGCCGATCGAGCCGTTCATGCGCGGCGCGGACCAGATCAGCGTGGTGGAGTACTCTGGTTCCGAGGTGTTGGATGCGTTCATCCCGTCCGCGGGTGGCATCTACCGTCTCCCGGGTGACTATGTGTACAGCAACCAGCGGTTGCCGTACTCGCAGTCCGGTCAGTGGGGCTATGTCCGTGTGTTGCCGTCCGGTGATACGCGGTTGCTGCCCTTGGCCGGTACCGGTGCCGGAACCAAGAGTGCTGCGGTCGAGCAGCCGACGGTGCAAGCGATTCCTGTCGCTGCGCAGTAA
- the cas1 gene encoding type II CRISPR-associated endonuclease Cas1 — MIKRIVEIGNPARLSLSNQQLVIERQGQGTATVPVEDLGLLILDHQGIAYTQAVMSACWKHNVHVLLCDDKHLPGAVLLPLDGHSLQSRTMAQQIKISEPVRKRLWQAIVRAKITGQARTLQSTKGSAGPLLAMAAKVRSGDPSNVEAQAARFYWQQLFGEDFRRGNDEEHLNGLLNYGYAIVRTACARALVGAGLHPSFGLHHHNQYNSFCLADDLVEPLRPQVDMTVYRLGRNGVKEGLTKEHKQSLLELLARTCSIGSLRLPLMESLHHYAASLRQVMCGEDRHLAIPEL; from the coding sequence ATGATTAAGCGAATTGTGGAGATAGGCAATCCTGCTCGCTTATCGCTGTCCAATCAGCAGTTGGTGATTGAACGGCAAGGGCAAGGAACCGCGACCGTTCCGGTGGAAGACCTGGGCCTGCTGATCTTAGATCACCAGGGAATTGCCTATACGCAGGCTGTCATGTCCGCCTGCTGGAAGCATAACGTGCATGTGCTGCTGTGTGACGACAAGCATCTGCCTGGTGCGGTGTTGTTGCCGCTCGATGGTCATAGCCTACAAAGCAGAACGATGGCGCAACAAATCAAGATTTCAGAACCCGTCCGCAAGCGACTCTGGCAGGCCATTGTTCGTGCCAAAATCACCGGACAGGCAAGGACGCTGCAATCCACCAAAGGCTCGGCAGGGCCGTTGCTCGCGATGGCAGCGAAGGTTCGGAGTGGTGATCCCTCGAATGTGGAAGCCCAAGCGGCACGGTTTTATTGGCAACAGTTGTTTGGAGAGGATTTTCGCCGGGGGAACGATGAGGAGCATCTTAATGGGTTGCTCAACTATGGATACGCCATCGTACGAACAGCCTGTGCTCGGGCATTAGTCGGTGCCGGCTTGCACCCGTCGTTTGGACTGCACCATCACAACCAATACAACAGCTTTTGTTTGGCAGACGATCTCGTCGAGCCACTTCGCCCACAGGTTGACATGACGGTCTATCGCCTCGGACGGAATGGGGTGAAGGAGGGATTGACCAAGGAACACAAGCAGTCCCTTCTGGAACTGCTGGCAAGGACATGTTCTATCGGCAGTCTTCGATTGCCACTCATGGAATCGCTGCATCATTACGCCGCCAGCTTGCGACAGGTGATGTGCGGAGAAGACCGGCACCTTGCGATCCCTGAATTATGA